CTCAACATATATTAAAGTAAAAGTTGCTTCCACAGTTTATACGTTATACTTGTGTGGAATATACATCTACCctgtaatcaccctgtaatgGTTTGAATGACAGGTATGGCCtttataaaacataacaaaacgCAGTGTTTTGGTTTTAAactaattatgtttttttttatatatactgTGTTTAACTTTGTAGTGATAAAGTATTCTTACAAGTGTTTTATTGAActataaacaaacataaacaagaaTCAACTGAAAACAAGACACACATGTTGAGATTTATGAGACAACAGATAAGTCGGGTCAATTTGTTCGATGTTATTAAGTAGAGGTCAGGAGTGTCACATTATGATAAATTATACAACTTAGACGTTATCAGTTGTTGTATTGATATGGTTGTTATTAAGCTGTTGTTTTCTAAATCTAATTAACTctattttataaacattttccTAAATAGGGGGAGAAAGTGAGTTTGTATCAAAATGGGTTGTTTATTACCCCGGtaaccatatttgtatatatattttatggaATGGAGGAATTCTGATTTTGGATTTGAACAAAATGTGCAAGATGCCAACATATTTTAGTTCTCAAATAGTAGGACTTGGATGGAGGCTGCTGGACACTAAACTCCTTGTGGAATGAGACAATCAGAGGCAATTCACACACAAAAGAGAACATTGGTATTTTGGCTGTAAGTAACTTGAAGAAACTGAGTTTAAAACTGCCTCATGAACTATTCTGTGTATATTTACTTTCACCAAACATAACTTCTCGAGTTTGTAGTGAGTTTAATTATATCCCCAGGATCAGTTCGATCAAGGATTCCGGTACCAAGAAGTATGGAATTCAGTGTAGAATGTAGGGAGTTTATGATTGGAACAGACAAGCCATAGGTAAGCCCAGACTGAGCACACTAGTTGTTATCTTCACTTTGATCTGTCAAAATATTGCTACTAGCATCTCGTTAAAAGATGTATGGTTAGATATTACCATTGTAGATTACAGATGGGTCATACATCTCTCAACTTGAGCTTCTGAAGAATATATTTCTCAACAACATGTAGATATGGTGTCAAAAGTTATCCTTCTAACTTACTGTAACACATGGCATTTGGGAGTGGCCTTTGTGATTTAATGTCATCAGCGAGAACTCATGCATATGCAAATTGATTTAAATTAACTGCCTGAACCAGCACAGCTGATTGAGATcaatctaatttgcatatgcaaaACATCCAACGAGAAAATAATTCTCTTTTATTTTGGGGTCTTTTGAACATATCTAGGGAGATTTAGGACACTAAATTTACAAGCCTTTTATGACATGGAGAGGGCTTACACACAAATGAAGCTGAGATCAAAGTAaaaagttatatatttttttattatcctTTCTGCTAAAGTCTACTAATAACAGATATCTCGGTCTCATGATTCCGCCAACCATCGTTTTGATTCTGCAAATAACCACTTTTGGTGTCATGATTCTGCCAACTGCAGTTTCTTGGTTTTATGACTCTGCCAATCGTTGTCTCTTGGTGTTTAAATTCCACCAATAGTTGCTTCTCTTTCATAATTCTACAAATTATCGTTTTGGTGTCATGATTCTGCCAATCATCGTCTCATGGTGTTTTAATTCCGCCAATAGTCGCTTCTCTTTCATAATTCTACAAATTGTCATTTTGGTGTCATGATTCTGCCAATCGTCGTTTCTTTGCATAATGTTCAATTCGACTTTCAAGACTATCTGTAGGTAGAAAACACATGACAATAGTTAAGATGGTTACTTTGACTTAAAATGGTTGattacagattattttagtGTAGATCCTTCATGTTGGCAGATTTGACTACACCCTCTCTATACACACTTAGATTCAGACATACTGACAGTGTTGTATTCAAAtctaaaattagattatgattatgattattaatatgaatatgattctgattctgattccaCACAATGATGGTTCAACCCCTTAGATATGTCCATATTCAACATTAAATCTATCTATTGGTGATTGGCTGCACAGCTTCACTCTCCTTATTAATTCTGATCACATGATGATACTATTGATGATCACTGAACAGTGTACAGTGATAGTTAAAGAAGGCTACATGATTTAGTCAAAATACATGGGGTAAATAATTTACACTATGGGTTAAGAGCTATCACAAAATAAGAACAGTTGGTGTATCAGaagtaaatttgttttgttactCTCATCACATCAATTGTTAAAATCCAGCCACTTACCACAAACTGGTCGTTATTGTTCAAATCCAGCCACTTACCACAAACTGGTCGATCTAAGAGACGCTTGTACTGTCTTGACTGACATCCCATAATAAGTTCTgcattttgtttcaaaattggAGGATGGCCATCCTGCCAGGTTGTAGCAATTGTCTGGGGCTTATTATCAGTTTGGTGGACATCAGATGATACACTTGGACATGGAATTGTATTCAAACCATCTAACATTCTGGAGAGTATAGTTGTCCTTTTATcaggatgaaaaaaaaatgaattagaGGTTAATTAAATTCATCCTTGGTGTaataatacaacccataacaccaaagtgaagtgttttctgtatgtaccacaatagtttatagcatccatatcaagtgtaacagtatactgtttcatttgctaattgaccacattagaaaggccgcATGCTAGAGTGACAGTGAGACAGTGTGACAATGATTTAGACAGTGTGACAGTGACTGTGACAGACTGACAGTCAGTGTGACAGTATGACTATGTGACAGAGTCAGTGTGACAGTAAACTTACCTTGTAGTTTGTGATGTCCATCTTTTCTGTAAATGTGTAATGTTCAATTCTTGTTCCTCTATATAGATACAGAAATAACATACAAGTACTGAAATTTCAAACGATGACTGTTACTCCTTTAGGTCAATCATATtcataatataacataaacatcttataattgatgtaatctGTGTTAATTCACTTGTCACTCTGTTGAAACCTTTGCATTCCcaaatgatttacatattatttatggCGGACTCGTAGCCAATGCCGAGACTACTGTCTTAAGGTGTAATTTTTGGATAGGCTAATTCTTACCTTGGTTATATATCCAATTGATACCTTGAAAGTGGGTGTCATAAAGTACAAGAGGAAACTCAGCTGCCATAGAATACTGTGGTTTACAGGGATGGTTGTCTATGTCTAGTAAATCATCAATTATCTGAACAGAACATTCGAAAGATCAAAGATAAGTGAGAGCATCGTTACCATACAAGAAAACATGTTTCATTGTGGATCAAAGTAATCAATATTGGATTTTCATTTGAGTATTTACGTAGGAGATAAGGGGAAAATTCATTTTAGTCTGCCATAAGAAATTCCTGTGTGTTGGTGTGAGTGTGCCTTCTAAGTAGACTTGCTCAAACCTCTGGGCTTGTTTCAATCTTTaattgtgttcttttgtgtgaaatagcaACTTGAGTGAGTGATTGTGAACAGACAGGAGAACACTAAATCCTTGGGAGGCTACTAGTTACTGGGAAAATAAAGAAAAGGTGacattttccttcacaaaatttgaaatgaataaacaaattcgaaccatttgaagattatgaaaaaaaaaatctcccaTTGGACTGGTGCCAATCTACTCTCTAAGTTAACATCATTTCATACTGGCATTTGGTACTTCATAAATTGATTGACATTCACACATTTTCATGAATTAGCTGCTATTGCAACGTACCTCAGGTTTTTCTTTGTGCTGTCCAATAAGAAACAGAATGGCAACAATACATCTGACTTGGTGATAGAGGAATGCCATTCCTTTGATGGTAAATGCATACATCTGAAATCCATCAtttctgtaaaaccaaaaataCTAATATAAAAAATCATACCAAGTATTAGAAACATATTTCACAACTCAGTTACAGATGACTTgctgttatgttttatttactGATTCAAAGTCTGCATTGTGGAGTAAAAAGTTTGTGTACCTGTACTAACTATAAAGTGGGTACATGgtcacagacaaagacacatgGGTACATCAAGGGCAAGTGCATACCGATTAGTGAACATGGATCTACAAGTCACAGAATGGTACACTGGTATAAAACAAGGGTATACTGGGTACTCTACTTGTACTGTCAGCATAGGTAAATAGCTGCTACATATTAAACAGCTCTTGTGGAAATAGACAGGCACTTCTAGCTAGGTATAAGTACATAACAGTACCCCTTCAGGATACTAAAAAGTAAAACAGTCATTGTGAATAATACCTTTCATCTATTGGTTCAATGTCTGCTACATAAATTTTTCGTACAAAATTGACAACACCATTTGCTACATCCATCTGAAACACACAAAAGCAAAAGACATTTTAAATTCAGATCAAGATGCTGTCAGAgggacatacacatgtacttagCTGTAAATTAAATCTCATGGTACTCTAAGTTATCGGTATTTTGTTAGAGTTTTTATAGTCACTACAGGTTGGTTCTTTTCAGTGTATTTTGTAGTGTAACTTGACAACAGACTGTTCTTTTGAACTGACATGACAAAAGTGTACACAGACTGAAAACAGCTCACTGGCCCTTCATACTTTTTCTAAATTCCCTGGGGAGCATAAAATTCATTGCAGCCCTGTAAATATTTGAGAATTTTTTGGAGGATTTTAAAGAATTGTTATATTATGGATGTACGAATTAAAGAATTCACATTTCAATCTCTATCAtaccaggtcccaaattatacaCAATTCCAAGATAACtgctctaaccattcaaccatcacgAACAACATGACATTGTGATATGACTTTTCCAAATGCTCACCTTACAGAaatttctgaagtcatgttgaCCAACAAGTTTTTGGGCAGCCATTTTCATTACctggaaatataaaataaatacagcATATCTTACGACTACTTTTTCACAATATCAAAAGATGATTGTAAAGTGCACACCATGAATTACACTATGAccaaacatatacaatgtaacaaagtCATAGACAATGTTAGTCAATTTGGCTATATAGTTGATAAATTCTTCCATTAATGTTGCATTTCAAATAATTACCATCACACAGAGAATTGTGAGAATCACTTGCCCcagtacaaacaaatactggCAGTCATTTCATTGTCAGTGCAAtacatcgtcataaaccacagcctcttttacggcatcaTCCAAGACGCACCATCAAGAGTCGCCATGACAGcattactcatgaatatttattactttaatggaattaaataattaataaatcatTAAGTAATTAATAATTACTTTCATAGCCCTAAGAAACCAGAGTTTTATTTCGCAGTgttgcagaagaaataacagctctggtgtgCGAGAATGGTGCAATACCACAAACAGTATTGTACCTGTCTATGCAAATGACAGCATGGATTATTCCTTGTATATGAAAGTGTACAACTGAAAATTTACTGTTTcagatatacatatgtaatagtaataacagaaccccatgttgggtgagttccagtgtgggtactcaggggtataaCATTTAGAGCATCTACCAATATAAAGCAATCCATACAATATAATCAATTCACAATCTTTACCTCTATATCAAGATCAGCTTTAGGAAAGAAATACTTGTAAGTTCTACTGGAAGCACTAAACCTATAAAggaaatgaaaaatagagaTAAAGTCATATACACAATACaagtaatactgtaaacctagatatttttgctactagaaaattttgctaTTTTACAGTCTtgagctagttctcaaagactaatttttatcaattaccagactagtacattgtgttcatgtacaagaaggcattttagtcactatttctTTTGGCCAAAATGTCAGAAAATAAAGCAATTTTTAATCGTAGACAAACTGACTTGTTTTCCTTTCAAACAcataataagtaaataaataaaatgaataaccAGGttcctttttttcatttctatgaaAAGATTGTTGCCTCACTCAGGACAAACTGATGATTACTGTAttgttcaccactagagggcggtgTTCACCAAACTCCAACCTTATGAACTCGTACTGAGATTACAAATTATACTATACCTGGCATCAAAGTCTGGCTTGACAGGTGTCCATGCAACAATTCTTATTTCATCTGGTAAGAC
The sequence above is drawn from the Glandiceps talaboti chromosome 21, keGlaTala1.1, whole genome shotgun sequence genome and encodes:
- the LOC144451523 gene encoding tRNA pseudouridine(38/39) synthase-like, encoding MTEEVRSKRKNGDTCESTPANASSGDLHSCSKEELIDTIQKLRLQLGNVEKSESSDIDHSASHTDTKKRRKPKRAFDFTKYNTRHIALKFLYMGWDYHGFACQDSTDKTIEACLFEALLKTRLIEDRQSSNYSRCGRTDKGVSAFSQVISIDLRTNLLEGVGVKVRSNGTAADRQGDKTTEINYMKILNNVLPDEIRIVAWTPVKPDFDARFSASSRTYKYFFPKADLDIEVMKMAAQKLVGQHDFRNFCKMDVANGVVNFVRKIYVADIEPIDERNDGFQMYAFTIKGMAFLYHQVRCIVAILFLIGQHKEKPEIIDDLLDIDNHPCKPQYSMAAEFPLVLYDTHFQGINWIYNQEEQELNITHLQKRWTSQTTRTTILSRMLDGLNTIPCPSVSSDVHQTDNKPQTIATTWQDGHPPILKQNAELIMGCQSRQYKRLLDRPVCDSLESRIEHYAKKRRLAES